The following DNA comes from Erigeron canadensis isolate Cc75 chromosome 3, C_canadensis_v1, whole genome shotgun sequence.
AGCTATAGCATCTCCAATGGTAGTATTAAAATCTGGTTTAACATGAAGAGGTCCCAAAAATTTTATACGATAGTGAAGAACCTTCCAAtgcttatatagttatatggcTTGCAAAGGTTTACAATCTTGAATACATCTTGTCCTTTTCTTTCTAACTAAACCTGAAATATTTATGTGTCACTGGGCATACACTTAGCTTAATGTAATCTGTCTGGTAAAGATATAAATCTAAATCGTCAACTCATAAATGGTAAACGGGCAAGGTTCTCTTTTGATAGAGCAAGTTTTTGATTCAGATGTATGGTGGGTATTCTTGTAACCGAATTTTGAATCCCTTCAAACATGAGATCTTTCGGATATCATGAACTCAAACCAAATATTATTTGTTCGATTGTTGTACGATGATGACTTGACCATTTGAGTTTGACATCTTTTCTATATTGCGAGTCATGTTAAGGTGAAAACTTCTGATATGGTTTGAGTTGGTCGCCCTTCGGTCACCACCTCTTAAAATGGTTACCATGATCGGAACAAAGAATGAATAAATCTATAGATTTTAACTACTGAAAACAAAACAAGTTAATTGTGAACATCCAGTATATCTTACACATTTATGTTACAATTTGCTTTGCTCCAATTTTGTAAGAAGATGAACATCTTTAGCACTCTATAATATTTGGTCATGTTAATGTAATACGGTAATACAGGTACATGAGcagtaaaaagtaaaagaaaagcaAATGCAAATGGGCTTTGTACgagtaaaaaactaaaataggCCCAAACcgaagaaaaggaaaaacatacGACAGGATTTCATTAGTAGTTGCAGGCCctaaacaataacataagagaCAAGTGACATGTGTTGGTAAATCATGTCGATAAGATCTTGTGAAATGTTTTTGTGTTCTCCTAAAAGGACCCAATTCCCTACTTACTATTATTATTCCAATTCCAATATATCTAAAAACAATTCCATCTAAACAAATCTTCTCTTTTGTTGTTATTCAGTTGTAATTTAAATTCATTTCCAAAAAATTGCTGGGGAATTTATGTTGCCAAAATGACAGTATCGGAGAACAACGTAACAACAACTTCAGAAACAGAATCATTATgtgctaataataataataataacaacaatagtGTGTCTGTATCGTCGTCATCAACGACATCTGTATCTATGACGGTTTcaccatcaacaacaacaacaacaggagcGTCTCCAAGTGGGAAAAGAAATAGAGATCCTGAAGATGAGATTTATGTTGATAATCTTCACTCTCATAAACGTTATCTCAGCGAggtaaaaaaaaaggggggggggtaTTATGTAAATTCCGTGcggttaaaatatatttatatggattGTTGTTTTATCAACGATAACTGTTGGGTAATTGATATTGATATGGTTATTATATGTGAAATTGGTGAATCTTTATTGTTTGTCTATTTaggtaaaaataaaagacagCTATCAAATTTGTAGTTAACAAAGACTACCAATTTTTGACAATGCAAGATATAGAAAATTTAATAATTGCAACGTTTCTGGTTTGTCATGTGAGAAATTGGACATGTTTGCCTTTTTGGGAAACTTATTCTACATAGCCTATGTTGTTGAAATTGGCATTGTAGGGTAACATACTTTGTGCATCTAAAACCATCATCAAAGTTCGCCTAGTGGTCGGTTCCTGAGGTTTGGGTTCTATTCTAGCCTACTACTTACACAAACCGTAAACATCTTGGGTTGGCAGGGAAATGGTCACCGGGATACCCTGGTtaggccatatatatatatatatatataaggaaaagttattttgagtcTAGTCTTAATTTGAGTCCAAAAGGTCCATTGATTTTTTTCCCTCTCCTCAAATCCCAACCACCTCctcccaccaccaccatcatctcagaccaccaccatgatcctccgtcgacggcgaccaccgccaccacgacttacacatgtgtaagttacatggacCCTTTTTGGACTCAAATTAAACTGGACTCAAAATAACCTACccctatctctctctctctatatatatatatatgtatatatatgtatatatatatatatgtatatatatatatgatttaaaggCTCACACTCCCCCGGTCACCTTAACGGGAAGAATTACCTTCGTTTATATATAGTGCATCTACTCAACTTGggtaacatatatatgatttaaaggCTCACACTCCTCCGATCACCTAAACGGGAAAAACCACCTTCGTTTATACATTGTGCATCTACTCAACTTAGGTAAGATAAttaattttccttttaattttggGAATATGTTACCCTGATTGAATATTCTAGGGTAGTATATTTCTGAagttagaaaaagaagaaacatgTTACAAAAATTAACAGATGCGCTTTGACTAAAGGGAATGGGGCGGTACATGGAGGCATCCTTGGTTTTGGTAGCTGCGGGTTGCTATTAACACCACCCCCTATAGGCGTCTTGGAGGGTGTTTTGCTTTTAGGCGTCTTATCCAAGCCGTTTGAGGGGCTCTCTCTTTCTCCatactttttcaacttttaatacGTCCAACCAATTATACGTTGCCACATGTCACAAGTCCCTTCACCCATGAAAGCTTTTCCACTCCCCTATTTTGGGATAGCATCTTGGGGTATGACATGGCGCCACATGGTACAAGTCCCCCTCTCCCAAGATGCGCTACCCCTCTTAGCCTTGGATAAGAATCCTCTAAAGTTATACcaactttataagtaaagtttAGAATTATAAcgtttagattaaaatcaaaggtcaaaatacaaacttgatttttgaatcttaacccttgatttcaGTCTAAAGGTTGTCCAACTTTACCTCTAAAGTTGATACAATATCAACTTTAGAGGATGAGGATCCCTATCCCTTAGCCTTAGTATGTTACCCAAAATGCAAAGGAAACCAATTGCTGAGATGAATCTAAATTTTCCATGATTAGAGTTTATTTTCCAAATATTCATAGCTTTAATGCAACTGTATATCCAAGTACTATATTTGAAGAGATTACTCGTCGTACGGTTACTCAACTGTTATGAACTTTTATCATGTTACACAAagtgattttgattatgattagCTAAAAGGATGAGGCAACTGCATCTTGGACAAACTAACAAACATATGTGGGACATTGTAGATAATGGCATCTAGCTTGAATGGACTCTCAGTCGGAGACCCCCTTCCTGAAAATCTCATGGATTCTCCCGCAAGGTCTGACAGCATGTTTTATCTAAGGTAACTACCTCTTTTCTTACTAATTTAAGTATCTTACTATCTTTTGTAGACTTGTAGTATATTATATGGCTTTATGTTgccaattaaattaaaatgtatgatAACCTCGATGTGAGCCTTTCCGAAGGATATTGTGCAAAAGTTGTCTGTTTATTTTTATCCCCCGACTTAAGATTCCTTTTTGTTCATGCTAGTTTTGTCATCCATTTTTTTTGGCTTTGTTGTGAAGATTGTGATTATTGTGTGGATTTGCTCCTTAAGTTCTGATTGTTATAGTCTTTTCATGAATCTGCATCATTTATTTGCTAATTAACGTGAGAAGTGTCActattttttctaacttttactCTTTTCAATCACGTGGGGAGACTGATGAATAGATCAgaagtttaattataaaatcTACTAATAATTGAGGAAATAGGGTATTTTTGTCTGATGTATCCATTCGATTAGGTAGGGTTAATTCGCCGATTTTCAGTTTCTTGTTTCTTAATGGTATTATGATTACCAGGGACGAATTGTCATCGCAGTATTCACCAATGTCAGAAGATCTAGATGAATGTAGATATTATGAAAGCAATGCATGCTCGCCATCCCATCCCGATAGCCAACCAACTAGCCCTGTTTCTCCATACAGGTTCCAGAGACTTGCTGCCTGTATATTCTCGCCTGGACCACCCTCCTACCCTGGTGCACCACCTCTGACCCCTTCACAAGCACGTCAACGTGGTTCTGAACCAGAGGGGCGTTTCCCATCATCACCTAGTGACATATGCCACTCAGCTGATTTGAGGAGAGCTGCATTGATGCGGTCTGTGCAAATGAGAACCCAGCCTATGGGCTCATCATCTCAGTTTGATGCAACGTCCAGTCCAATGCAAGAGGTAGTACAACCATGCTTGTTCATCAAGTCTTTAGTTCAAGAGATTGACAATGAGTGTCCAGTGCATGAAAAATCTTGCAGGATATTGAGCATGGATATAAAAGGAAATGATGAGGCCACCGATTAGTATATCTTGTATTTCTTTCCCTTTTGGGTTAACCATACAATTTCTTGCTTTAACAAGcgttttcccttttttttaatcaaggAAACGTTGCTAATCAGAAATGATCAAACAAAATACCATTTTCTACAAGTTTTCGGACTTTTTAACAAAAGGTTTTGGGAAACAGACATTGGTTACTCGTAGTTACATGGAAAACACATTCGTATAAGATGTCAAGCTCTGTACGAGCTATATGTAGATAGACAGATAGTGTTTTAAGGCGAATGCATTGATATGGTTGGAATTTGGAAATTACGCTCCATTTATTGCTCTGAACCTAACTTGGAGCCGAATTGGATACCTCAATGGGCTAACTACAGTAAAGTGGTAACCTGTTATTTGGTTGAATTAAGAGGGTTTGTTTTAATACCAAACAGCGCTAAACTGCTCCATCAAACTATTGacagtttacacttttagcacaaaATACAACTAGCATGTAacatatacggagtattaaaCTTTTCCATCACTCTTAGAAAATCAAAGAGTTTTCATTGTGATTATGTTATgaagttttaatttataaaagataaGTTTCTTTCTCATTTCCTAGTTCCTTGCTCTTTGTAATCTCTCGTTCTCTCATCTCTTGCAAATGCATATATTGTTTATAGAGTTATGTTGACTCTTTATGTCAGTGTTATTACACTCAAAAGAAGTTTTTTCTAAACTATTACTCATAAGAAGTTATTTACTATTTATaatatcacaaaaaaaaaaacataaaattaaatgagTTAATTGTCAATTGAAACATGCAAATCCAAAACCAGGGTAAAAGACTTGGTTTTTGTTACAGACTTTGCTTCAAAATCAATTCTTCTTAGGATCATAAAAAAGTTGTCGGTTAATAAAAGCTCTAATTATAAACTACCAAAAAACTCTATCGACAGGCtaattttgtcaaaaaaaattcaaaatttaaacgAATAAAGTACGTAACATTATATCATTTGGAagctttttatattttctcctcaattaactttttttttaattttcatttttaaaagcAGAaacatgaaaaaacaaaaataaagctGTTATCGGAGAAACCTAGACAATTCCACGTGACATccagattattattataaaaattgaaacttaaaaatttCACTAAAAAGGTCCAAGAAAGTTGGCAAAAATTGCAACGTGTACAAATAGCGTTACGTTTATGGATAGAAACGGAAAACAAATACGGAGTACCAACATACGTTACACGTCATTTCCGACACACCCCAACCGTGGTTCAGCTATACAGATATGACGTGGCATATACGGCCTGTAAACTGGACCCCTTCTCTAGTATTCTTACACGCGCTTTCATTTCAGATTAGAGCTCTACACGACTTCGCATACGCCTGTGACTCATACCAACTTTCAATAACTATCCTAAACTTCTAAACAACTCTGTCCATACTCCTTTGTTTTAAGCTTCTTCTACTCTTGTATTtcaatttctattttattatttccaACGTCATATTATCTTCGTCTCTAAcactttataaaacattttttcttctaatttttcaattaaataattgataacctcaaaataccctttttatttgttcactaatttaaacattttcacttaagatacatataatatctttactaaaaatttttacttttctcagcctttaaaataaatagattcTTTTTCCTATCAATtgcttttacattaatattcaTACTGCTACGTCCACCGCTAACACCATCACTCGTTGTCGCCGTCACCGGCATATCACCCGGGCATTTGTCTAATTACTTTTAAACTACTTGAATCTTTATAATGAAAgacttataaaaataattaaatatccctatcaaatataaaaaataggaattgaacattcatataaaaaaaccaaaaatacaaattacaaaGATCATTTCACTATTCTGATATAAGCTATTTAAGTACATTATCTTCAAGTtaatcaaataacaaaaactttTGAATAGTTTAAACAAAACTCAATTTAAGTTTTGTGTAATAAAAATGTTTGAGATAGTTAGAAAAACAGTTTGACTATCTAAAGTATGGATGACATCCGTAGGTAACGAGTATAAATGTCTCTTTTTCATTACCATGTCCAGGGTTTTTTATGATACATCAATTCGCGGGTATCCATTAACGGGTAATATATTTTATCTATGTTCATGATCTGCGATTATACAAATTCACGGGTAGATCCACGagttttttagttaatttattaacgCCCTTGCCATACGGGTATTCAATGAAGCATTAGTCTGGTTTTTATTTAAGGTATTTCATACAACAAAATACAAATAGTGTATTATAAAGAAACTAAATGAATACGAAATTCAAATGCTACACAAACAAAGTTTTTCAGATTCTATGTCAAATAGCAATACATCGGACACTATCACACTAATATATATCACAAGTATAATAtaaattgtatataaaatttaataagagtATGCGGGTTTAACGGTATTTTACGGATATATCCACAAGTCTCTTACATGGGTATCGCGGGTTGGCGGTACAGATATAACCATGACAGATATAGTATGTGTCTTATTTGTTCGTGACCCGCAAACGGGCACATGTTTACACCCGTTATCCATCCACGGTAACATTTATTGAAATTACTTGTTCATAACGGATGGGTATCCGCGTATTATGGGTTTTTTTCGCCTGTTGTCACCCCTAATCTAAACACAACTTTCACTGaatactttaaataaataattttttttctacttgcgagattaaaatatatataatgaaaaatatgACTATTAAATTAAGGTGTTGGTGTATAAATGGTTctattataatttttcaaaaagtgATTTGTCATAAATTCAATTAGACTTATGCTTGTGTAATGCAGCGGCGTGGGGATAatgatggcggaggtggtggtgttGATGGTGGTAGGGGCGACGACGGGGGcggcgatggtggtgaatgtaaaagtaatgaTGTTTAAggtggtattatagttattttaaatgttggaggatctatactgtaaattattttattaagggtataataagtatattatatagagatgtttaaattaatgaataaaagggaagggtatttttggtttttcaaaaataaaaattaagaaagaaaaaaggtgatttattttattacatAGTATAAATTAAGTCATTGAGGAGGTAATTAGGATTAAAAGACTCGCTAAAAATTTCACATTGAATTAAGCAGTACGTTAGAGTTTCGTATATCCAGTTTGGCACATTCAAAAACTGATTCCCTTGTTTAAATATTTGGTTGAATCATGTGATACGTTATACGTAGTTTCATTCTACCCGGCAATGGAACAAGATAATAACCCAAATAAAACTTTCATTCTTGTCACAACTTTGTACCATGAAGTAGAATTGAAAACATTCACATACAACAATTGTCATTATCACATACAACAATTGCGTTTTCGAAGTCTCCCTCGGTCCATTTATATGTCTCCGAGTAAACAACAATATCGAGGGTGCCTTTATTAGAACAATATATCCTGTTAAGAGTTGCATATGATTCCATTTTACATTAACTAACAATACTAAAGTAGAGTCTGTGTGATGGAAAAAAAGTTTGATaaggaaagggaaaaaaaatgtcATATCACAAAGCCAAACTTCGATAATGTACCCTGTATTCTAGAGCAATATACACATTAATTTGGTTAACCTAACTTATTGGGTGAGAGGGATGGATTTCTTGGTTTAGTGAAACATGTAAATAAAGACGGTTTACTTGATGCTCCGGCCTCCAAGACaaacctttttttctttccaactTTTTTgatcatattaatattaatttttgtcAAATTTACAATGCGTAACATCTTTATCAAAATATGATACGAGGAGAATGCATATATAAGTTAACACAAAAATTCATATAGGGTAGTCTGCTCACTATTGTTTGCTTTTAGCTTGTAATTAAATTTTTGATGAGTATGAGTTTAAGTTGGATAAGATATAACACTAGACACCTCACAATATAATGATGAATCTATACACATATTCTAAATTACAAGATGTAGTCAGTGAGCTGTTATATGTGATTTAATAGAAAAACCTACAGAACATGTCACTCTAGAAAATCAAAGTCATGACCTAAGATAAAACCATAAATAACTCGAGCCAGTTGATTAATCTTTAATTGTCAAATAAAAGAATTAGACATGAAAACAAGAATTACATTCAAACCCGTTTCATTTAATGGGtataaaagaaaacattttcTGTGTTTTATATTACATGTATacattcttttacatttttacaattaaaatattacatatcaCTTATATTTCGACTCCCAGTTAGTAATACTCAATTAAACACACTAGAAATAATTATATCGTTTggtataataaaatgaaaatggtgaaaataaaataagaaatttcTCTTGTTTGGTTGGATAAAAAATGCTAAATGGAATCAAAAattaagaattgaaaaacaCTTTCATTCTCGTAATTCTTTGCAAAATGATGAGGAATGGTATGAATGAAATCAACTtacattgtttttcttttcatttgttttgtctattaattttgattatttatattataatagagTGATTATATTATACCAaacaatgaaattttttttcttttcaaatagtTATTATCTTTTAATCATTTCTATTCTctatttaatttctatttttttataattcccttttacaaaacatttttataatatgatAATTAGAGTAGATGAGTGATTCACAGTAGTTTTTATTATGATATTAAATTGTTTTAAACGGTTTATTCCTTACGAGAATCATACCCGCGCATTGTGACAACAGTGGAAGTGGTGACGggggtgatgtaatggcggcggtgGCGAATAATATAGGTTGTTAatgtaatttggttttgatgaaatgttgaaacttaaatggCTAATTGACTAAAAAGTTACCTCAACTTGTCATATTTCACTTTATTGAGGTTAAATGAAAAAAGTGTCCTATGTTGGGGACAAAAACCGGTTAAAACATCTATTATAGGTCCGGACCGGCTGAGGCATCATGTAGGGTCGGTCATTACTTACGTGGCAATCATGTGTACACCAAGAACCCCACttaacaatattatatttagatttaaatcagaaataaATACTTCCATTCTTTTTCACCTCACTCTCCCCCTTTTCAGATCCCGGCAAACCCCACCGTCGGACCGCCACTACATACttcttacgacattattaacaACCCTTTTGATTTCGAATACATCTTTCATTTAATCACATGACCATATATCCAATTTgatttcattaatataataataaaataagaggagaaaaagaaaatcaacgAAATTGATCAACAACTTCTCTCATCAATTCAATCACCCATTATACATCGAATAAATCGGAAATTCATAAGGATTTGACCGCAGTAACATTATGAACATAATGATATGTTCAGATTTCCGATTGATGAGGTTTCATTGACAGTTGAGTTTTCTAGCGAGTGGTGAATTTTCCGATGAggttcaaaattactttttgctGGTCAGTGTTTGTGCGGATTGGATTTCTGAGTGTTTTGGTACGGATTTTGTGTCTTACTGTTTTTGGTCAAGATTTGTTCGCGATCAATTTCTGAGTGTTTTGGTGTCAATTTTGTGTCTTAATTAAGAGAAACGGGGGAGTAATCAAggttttcattattatattaattaaaaacgcATTTATATCAGTTTCGTTGATTTTCTTTTGATTTCGATCAAGAAGAgcaatttgattttgaataaaaaaccTTAACCGCTTGGTTTTTTCATTCTCACCGCCGCTGACCACCACTGCTCCGCCAAAAGTTGTAACCGCCGACGTGAACATCACCATCACTTTAAATGGGTCTAATATATTATGTGAGAGTTTATACATATGTGAGTTTTGAGATATTAATGTTTGTTAATTGAATAGGAGATAagatttgaaatgaaaatggaTTTGGATTTGAATTTAGAAAATGTTATGATTTTGGGTGGTTTGATTTTTATCTTTTGCATTTGAGATAGATGTTGATATGAGATGATATAAATATGATGACATGGTATAcaatttattatctttttttcatttatttaatataaattaaattaaaagtaaattatgaTCGATAATTTGTTGCTTAGGTCACAATAAATGTTTTAACCAGTTTTTGTCTCCAACATAAAACAcatttttgtcttttatcttttaacctcgataaaataaaaagtaataaattGAAGTACTTTTCCATCCATTAGctcaatataaatatatcaacatTTGTATCTGTATTTCTTTATTATTGGGAAAGTTGTGAATCGAAAAtagtatatttaattatttctttttatgaagaactgatttaatttaatattattaattaattgagaaaaaaaaagttttgattttggaaAGCACCACCTATTTATGGCATGCTTGTATTGCTTCCTCATACATAACGTGCAACAATACACCCCCtccttttctctctcaaaatatcaaaaaaaatcaaacctcaacaaattattatttatttatttttctattttttcattcttctcccaatttatttgaaataaaaatttgatttcatattctataaaatcataaattttcatcTCAATTTgcataaataaaactaaatattaaaaaaccaaaTGGATGGAATATATCTAAAAACAGGGTTTATAGGAATCACAACTccgatcaccaccaccaccgccggcGAGCTGCGTAAACCGACATCTCAAATCACCACCGCCAGCGTCCACCGTACAACCACCACTGCAATTTCGTCGGAAAACCCATCAGTATCAAAACCATGGGGCTTTTCTTTAAAATTTCCATTCAATTCCTTATTCAACAAAAACGCGGTGGCCGTAAACGACGGCGTATCGGTTGACGGAAATGAAGAATCaaatgaagaagaaattgaaaatgaaaatgaaaatgatttgaatttgaaaaatgaaaactgGGTATTGAAAATACTTCATGTAAGATCATTGTGGAATGATAAAAAACAAGAAAGTTGTAATGATAATGGTGAAGATCAAGATTCTAAAAAGGAGGTTGCTTTCGATGA
Coding sequences within:
- the LOC122593286 gene encoding putative protein TPRXL, which produces MTVSENNVTTTSETESLCANNNNNNNNSVSVSSSSTTSVSMTVSPSTTTTTGASPSGKRNRDPEDEIYVDNLHSHKRYLSEIMASSLNGLSVGDPLPENLMDSPARSDSMFYLRDELSSQYSPMSEDLDECRYYESNACSPSHPDSQPTSPVSPYRFQRLAACIFSPGPPSYPGAPPLTPSQARQRGSEPEGRFPSSPSDICHSADLRRAALMRSVQMRTQPMGSSSQFDATSSPMQEVVQPCLFIKSLVQEIDNECPVHEKSCRILSMDIKGNDEATD